From the Gemmatimonadota bacterium genome, the window CGGTTTGCTCGGCGATCTCGCGGGCCAGGCGCTCGGCGATGCCGCCGTAGCGCGCAGCGCGGCCGGGCGCGGCCGGCTCCGCGAAGACTGCCTCGCCCCCCTGCGGCATGGCGCCTTCCGCAACAACAACAATAGAGAAGCGCCGGCCCGTCTGGTCCCTCTCGCGGATCTTCTGGCAGACCTTTTCCAGGTCGTAGGGGATCTCGGGGATCAGGATGACGTCGGCTGTCGCACTGACGCCGGCATGGAGCGCGATCCAGCCCGTGTGGCGGCCCATGACCTCGACCACCATGACGCGCTCGTGGCTCTCGGCCGTCGAGTGGAGCTTGTCCAGCGCGTCGCTCGCGGTCTGCACGGCAGTGTGGAATCCGAAGGAAACCTGGGTCGCGGCCAGGTCGTTGTCTATGGTCTTGGGGACGCCGACTACGGGGAGTCCCTTCTGGGCGAGGCGATGGGCGATATGCAACGAGCCATCGCCGCCGATGGCGATCAGCGCATCCAGCCCGTGGCGGCGAAAGCTGTCCACCACTTCATTGGAGCGGTCCACGGTCGTGACGCTGCCGTCGGGCTGCTGGACCGGCCAGGCGAAGGGGTCGGCGCGGTTGGTGGTGCCCAGGATGGTGCCGCCCAGGTGAGTGATCCCGCGCACCGCTTCGCGGTCCAGCCTCACCAGTTGGTCATCCAGCAGACCCTCGTAGCCTTTGCGAATGCCGAAGACTTCCCAGCCATGATAGAGCGCGGAGAGGACGGCGGCGCGGATGACTGCATTCAGGCCGGGTGCGTCCCCGCCGCCGGTGTTAAGGGCGATGCAGCGGATCGGAGGGCCGGGACCAGGGCGAGGCTCTGGATCGGCTGCGGAGGCTGGTGCGGGCCCCAAGGTGTTCATGGAAGCTGGTCGCGGATTTCTTCCCAGGTGGGGTGCCTGCCCGTATGCTTCTTGGAGTAGATCAACATACCGCTGCGGGTGACCTCGAACACGCCGCCGCTCGACTCGAGGATCTCGACCCGGGCGCCGGGGAACTCCTCGCGGATCTGGGCCTCCAGCCTGGAGGCGCGCGGGTAGTAGTTTCAGACCCCGCAGTACTCGATCGTAACGTGCAACGGCTGATCGGCCATGACAGTTCCTGGCGTGGATACGGTAGCGGCGGCGCAGGCTTTTCGGGGGCGCGGCGTGTCCCGGCCGGCCGAACCTGCGCGGTTTAGCGTAGCCGGGGGGCGGGAACGTGTCAACTCCGACCGGGCTGGCGCGTTCACTATATAGCGCGCCAGACGGCGGTGCCTCGAGGCAGCGGCCGGGCGGACGCCGCAGTCCTCTCGCGTGGCGGTATGGCTGCGCCTATATTGGGGTCACGAGTGGCGGGCCCGACGGGCCTGCCGGCGCCCCTGGCGCGAATGGTCCCGCTTCGAGCAAGCCTGCCCGGCTCTCCCCGGAGCCCGCGAAGTGCCACTCTTCACAGGAGGTAGCCTTGCGGACGCGAACATTTCTGGTTCCGCTCGTGCTCCTGGCGTTTTCCACCAGCCTGCTGGCCCAGGAACCGGCTTCTGGTGGGGCGACCGTGGCCGTGCTGGACTTCACCGGCTCCTCGCTGACGCTGCAGGAGGCATCGGCGGTGGGCAAGGGGCTGGCCGGCATGATCATCACGGAACTGGCCGGCCGGCCGGGCGTTCGAGTGATCGAGCGGCAGCAGCTTCAGAGCGTGTTGCAGGAGCAGAAGCTCGCGCTTTCCGGCCGGGTGGATGACGCCACGGCGCTGGAGATCGGCAAGCTGCTGGGCGCCCAATACCTGATCACGGGCGCGGCTACGCTGGGCCTGGCCAAGGACGCCCGGCTGGACATCCGCGTGCTCAACGTGGAGACGAGCGAGATCCTACGGGCGCAAAAGGTGACGGGCAAGCAGGAAGATTTTCTGGACATGGTAGTCAAGATTGCGGACCAGTTTTCCCGCGATCTCAAGCTGAAGGTGCCCGCGCGCGAGCCGGCGGTCGAGGTGCCGTTCCAGGCGATCATCTTCTATTCGCAGGGGCTGGACTTCGAAGACAAAGGTCAGCCGGAGCGGGCGATCGAGATGTACCGGAAGGCGCTGGCGGCGTTTCCGGGGCATCGGGAAGCGAAGGCGGCGCTGGAGCGGCTGACCAAGGCGAAGGGAGGCGCATCATGACGGCCAGGACTCGTGAGGGCGCCTGGCGGCCGTGGACGGCAGCGCGGCAGATCTGGGTGTGCGGGCCCCTGGGCCTGGCGCTGGTCGGCGCTCTGGGCGTTGCCGCACCCCGACCGGCGGCGGCGCAGAAGATCGTGTTCAGCTCGGACCTGCCGCGCACGCTGGTGTTCATTGCGGAAAAGGGTGAAGGCCAGGTCGCGACGCGGGATTTTGTGGCCTTTCTCCGCCAGGCCGGCTTCCCGCTGGTGGACCCGGCGCTGGCGCACGCGGCCGCTCAGCGGGAGCTGGTGCGGCAGGCATTGGGGGGAGACGAAGGCGCGGCCGTGGCGCTGGGCCGGGATTTCGGCGCGCAGGTGCTGATCCTGGGGCGCTCCGACTGGGGCGCGCGACCGGACCCGGTGGACCGCTCGGCGATGACGGCCACGGCGGAAGTCGAGGTTCGGGCGCTGCGGCTGGACAATGGCAAGGTCATGGCCACGGGGCGGGGTCAGGGTCGCAAGCTGGA encodes:
- a CDS encoding ATP-dependent 6-phosphofructokinase; amino-acid sequence: MNTLGPAPASAADPEPRPGPGPPIRCIALNTGGGDAPGLNAVIRAAVLSALYHGWEVFGIRKGYEGLLDDQLVRLDREAVRGITHLGGTILGTTNRADPFAWPVQQPDGSVTTVDRSNEVVDSFRRHGLDALIAIGGDGSLHIAHRLAQKGLPVVGVPKTIDNDLAATQVSFGFHTAVQTASDALDKLHSTAESHERVMVVEVMGRHTGWIALHAGVSATADVILIPEIPYDLEKVCQKIRERDQTGRRFSIVVVAEGAMPQGGEAVFAEPAAPGRAARYGGIAERLAREIAEQTGKETRSLVLGHLQRGGSPTAYDRLIALRFGAAAVRCVAERRFGTMVALDPPEVHAVPLADAVDRIKRV
- a CDS encoding SelT/SelW/SelH family protein, with the protein product MEAQIREEFPGARVEILESSGGVFEVTRSGMLIYSKKHTGRHPTWEEIRDQLP